In Nicotiana tabacum cultivar K326 chromosome 10, ASM71507v2, whole genome shotgun sequence, the DNA window attattattgttattattattattattatttttggaaaatttcaagaaaattcGCAGTTGCTATTTTTCGGGTGCGAACAGGAAAACCTGCTCACTGTATAATAACTTACAAACCacacaaaaaatataaattatattagACATTCCGATGCGACAAACTCTGACTGAGAAAGTTGTTAGTGAGGGAAATTGATCTAATGCAACGTTATTTAAAACGGTCTTTTAAAGCTTTTTATGAGATGTTTTTGGAGGATAATGTACACTTTTTAAATCCTCACCACATCTTCTTCACGTGTCCTGCACTATGATAGAGCTATGAGTGAAATAGATAGAGAATATACTTCCAAAACATGATTCACGAAGACGTTGCATAATCCTATTGATTATCCTCATGAAAAATGTACGCGTATCCAGGATCAAGGGAACCTCATATACCTGAATTGGATATTCCCTCTTCACATATTCCTTTCTTGATAATTTGATTCTGCTACTAGTTATTCCAAAATTCCTGCGTGCCTGCAGTATTGCATGAACATAGCCGTAAAATTTACCTTTATACACTGATAATATATAATACAAATTTATCATGTCACCTTTTTAGGTTACCTAAAATAACACTATGTGTGACATCCATAAAAAGATGGGATTAGTAATCTAAAAAATAAGGTATCAAAAGTGTAGCTTAGTACTCAATGAATTAAATGAGTTGAGAATTATAAGGTGTCAGACTCAAACCATAGCggagattaaaaaaaaatactaggtgatttctcACCATTTTTTCAAGTCTTAGGGGACAAAGTTACTTGGTATCTATTGATGGTGGGAGGCAGCAAATATCCCGTAAAATTAGTTAAGGTGCAAAATAATAGCAAGCCAATAAATAAGGTAAGTTATCTGTTACATTTAAACGAAATTGCAAAAATACATTACGTTGTAAGTGTACGCATATAGGGTAAATTCGGAGCCATATATATTAGTAGAAGTATTTGGAAGAACATGAGCCCACTATGTTTGTCTTTTTACTCAAGTTGCATTTAGAATTATGCTAGAGTATTACTTTCTAACCTATGAGTGTAATTGACCTCCACACATTCAGAATCCTCATCTACGTGCCTCAACCATCTTCTCTATATCCTTATATAATCCAATAGAAAAGAGATAACGTACACGAAAAGggataaagagaaaaagaagaaaaaagcaaCATCCTCTtgctttttttcaatttttaaaactaaTAATATTCTACtctttcttagttcatagattttggTAGTTGAGTGAATAGTCAGGATGCTGGAAGGCAAAGCAGTAATTGGAGACACAGACATGCTGGCAACCATGCAACGAGATGCCTTAGATTTAGCTGCAAAAGCTCTTGATTTTTTTGATGTCACTGAGGCCACTGAAATTGCCCGCTACCTTAAAAAGGTACTCCTCATGatagattaatttttttttttgtcttgttctgtttttcatgtttttatttttcCCATCAAATTTCGTAGACTAGGGTTGATCATGGCTAGAGGCAGATTTTGAATATAGAGTTGATGGTTTCAATATTTATATTCTTACTGCTGGAGCTGGATCCATTGCATTTTACCTACTATTAAAATTATTGGATTATGTTGAACCCTTACCTTGTTGTCTACATCTTTCTCAGAGCAAGAATTTTAATAATGGGAATCAAAATACTATAGGATTCCACTACTAGCACTCGAACCGACAAAGCTTAAAGCTTTAGTCATATTTATCATTGTACTAGAAATTAAATTTCCCTCATGTAATTAAAGGGGATTTAAGAATTTATGTATTTAGATATCAAAATTATTGTACCTTACAGAATTTTCATtgaggggtgtcaaaatatataaaagtaaatatatcaaaaaattaaGGAGAGTCAACaacatagtatatatacatataaaattttcTCTTTACCTACCTACACAATGTATTTTTCCCGCGAAGGGGTGTCGTTCCTATAAGATGGCTCCGACACTGACCTTGTACAACATAATTTTACCTTCAGTATAATTGTCTGGAGGGGATCATGCACACGAAAAGACATACAAAATAAAAGAGTTTGGATTTTGTTGTGTTGGATGCAGGAATTTGATACGATGTATGGACCGGGTTGGCAATGCATAGTAGGGACTGACTTTGGTTCATTTGTAACTCATTGCTATGGCTGTTTCATCCATTTTTACATTGGCAGCCTTGCCATTTTGCTCTTCAAAGGCTCAGCTGCTCTGGAGGACGCCAAAGCTGAGGCTGAGGCTGACCGATTTTCCG includes these proteins:
- the LOC107811917 gene encoding uncharacterized protein LOC107811917 — translated: MLEGKAVIGDTDMLATMQRDALDLAAKALDFFDVTEATEIARYLKKEFDTMYGPGWQCIVGTDFGSFVTHCYGCFIHFYIGSLAILLFKGSAALEDAKAEAEADRFSALQEIA